From the genome of Brucella pseudogrignonensis, one region includes:
- the repB gene encoding plasmid partitioning protein RepB, with amino-acid sequence MARKGIMSGLLDNFTAAEFTAVNSEPKTPAPTPTVEPSGRRGAFGMMSRAADEMASKVAAAEEIEKQLQNGTHIIELDPNDLETSFVVDRLEDDDDTSLQELITAMHERGQDTPILVRPSPTAAGKYQIVFGHRRAKAAKALNITVKATVKQLSDRDHAIAQGQENTARADLSFIERALFAKKLAEQFDNETVMSALGVNKTVLSKMQSVTNYVPSDLILKIGPSKGIGRDRWYDLSVAFKDGTATNVDTTTHQDEFYSASSDDRFLMILNSIKSRSKRITEHNTVKDKKRQPTKFWRTKDGSVAFSMDRKTKKVDISLKSDDAEIFGEWLSTRLEGLYEEFRLSEPDIGD; translated from the coding sequence ATGGCACGTAAAGGCATCATGTCCGGATTGCTAGATAACTTCACGGCTGCAGAGTTTACGGCGGTAAACTCCGAACCCAAAACACCTGCCCCCACCCCAACAGTAGAGCCATCGGGTCGCCGTGGTGCTTTTGGAATGATGTCGCGTGCCGCCGATGAAATGGCATCTAAAGTCGCCGCTGCTGAAGAAATTGAAAAACAGCTTCAAAACGGCACGCACATCATTGAGCTAGATCCGAACGATTTGGAGACTTCGTTTGTCGTTGATCGCTTAGAAGATGATGACGATACAAGCCTTCAAGAACTTATTACAGCAATGCATGAACGTGGTCAGGATACGCCTATATTAGTTCGTCCTAGTCCAACGGCTGCAGGCAAATACCAGATTGTTTTCGGTCATCGCAGAGCGAAAGCTGCAAAGGCTTTGAATATCACGGTCAAGGCCACTGTGAAACAACTCTCTGATCGAGACCATGCTATTGCACAAGGCCAGGAAAACACCGCTCGTGCTGATCTCAGTTTTATTGAACGTGCACTGTTTGCCAAAAAGCTTGCAGAGCAGTTCGACAACGAAACGGTAATGTCTGCACTAGGTGTCAATAAGACTGTTCTCTCAAAAATGCAGTCAGTGACCAACTATGTGCCATCTGATCTCATTTTAAAAATAGGACCATCTAAAGGTATTGGTCGAGATCGTTGGTATGATCTTTCAGTCGCATTCAAAGATGGAACTGCAACTAATGTTGACACGACGACACACCAAGACGAGTTCTACTCAGCGTCATCCGATGATCGTTTTTTGATGATTCTCAATTCCATCAAATCCCGCTCAAAGCGAATAACTGAGCATAATACGGTTAAGGATAAAAAGCGGCAACCAACAAAGTTCTGGAGAACCAAGGACGGTTCAGTTGCCTTTTCCATGGATCGCAAAACCAAAAAGGTCGATATCTCTCTGAAGAGCGATGATGCCGAAATTTTTGGTGAGTGGTTGTCAACCCGTCTAGAA